The region CAGGCACTCCGGCAAGGGCTGCCTTGTATTCGATGAACGAGGCCAGCTCCTTAAAGTTCCACCCGGACATCATCCGGTTGAACTTCTTTGATCCTTTGGTCCGCTCGCGGATACCCAGCAGGTTCTCAAGCGCGATGGCTTTGCCCTCTTCCTTCGCTATTTCAACTATGCGCTTTGAGATGCAGTGGT is a window of Caldanaerovirga acetigignens DNA encoding:
- a CDS encoding RNA-guided endonuclease TnpB family protein, which produces HCISKRIVEIAKEEGKAIALENLLGIRERTKGSKKFNRMMSGWNFKELASFIEYKAALAGVPVIYVDPKETSKTCPKCGNVSRYNRKIQGWFKCVKCGYQSDADRVGAINIAAKALDALGA